From Mya arenaria isolate MELC-2E11 chromosome 12, ASM2691426v1, the proteins below share one genomic window:
- the LOC128210193 gene encoding uncharacterized protein LOC128210193 — protein sequence MAKNNSSNMIRKKPSKSLSLSETDRFKAAGRAGQGRLARCAEFAGVMLEDRLALIEHLNEERDKVINQFLDSVEQLLELVLKRRKAFFEHVSSLHEERVAAASMQIKQCKKVQTQTIGLLKKMEKTKLTTEDRHDVIEQANRKSFVYEEILRREFAQCFGLDYKFKPDRLLENILDNLKSLGSVGVVARPSTLPAFLSESCEVDLSKTPLKGICYVDGKSSNDNKYCCFTGACFISGGRFILADWNNCCLKMFTSMGKLINRLDLKNHPWDVVASRDLDRVVLTVPGVPRVFIARYDAVCMELESSFDVESEVWGVTTLGNKLAISCNPWTKTPPMVKVFTFAGAPLSHFRYDRFGSPLFRFPEYLTTDSTQQTLYVSDAKSDAVVALSVANGEVLFTYTNKALVSPAGVAVDNQGHMYVCGRGSSSVHQVSKEGELIRILLGHKIVQCPRAICFEPGGSSMIVTGVGSEGEDCNTFIYTKLA from the exons ATG GCTAAGAATAATTCCAGTAACATGATTAGGAAGAAACCTTCGAAGAGTTTGAGCCTTTCTGAGACTGACAGATTTAAGGCGGCTGGACGTGCGGGGCAAGGGAGGCTTGCAAGATGTGCCGAGTTCGCAG gGGTAATGCTCGAGGACAGACTGGCGTTGATCGAACACTTGAATGAGGAGAGGGACAAGGTGATAAATCAGTTCCTTGACTCCGTTGAACAACTCCTGGAGCTCGTCCTCAAACGCCGGAAAGCCTTCTTCGAGCACGTTTCTAGCCTGCACGAGGAGCGCGTGGCGGCCGCCTCCATGCAAATTAAGCAGTGTAAAAAGGTCCAAACGCAGACGATTGgtttactgaaaaaaatggag AAAACAAAACTAACGACGGAGGACAGACATGATGTTATAGAACAAGCAAATCGGAAGAGCTTCGTGTACGAAGAAATCCTACGACGGGAATTTGCACAATGTTTCGGCCTTGACTACAAGTTCAAGCCCGATAGATTGCTGGAGAACATCTTGGACAATCTTAAGAGCCTCGGATCAGTTGGAGTGGTTGCCCGTCCATCGACGTTACCCGCGTTCCTCTCTGAGTCATGTGAGGTGGACCTGTCAAAGACACCTCTGAAGGGAATTTGCTACGTGGACGGTAAAAGCTCCAATGACAACAAGTATTGCTGCTTCACAGGGGCGTGCTTCATCTCAGGCGGCCGCTTCATTCTCGCCGACTGGAACAACTGTTGCCTTAAGATGTTCACCAGCATGGGGAAACTGATTAACCGCTTAGACCTTAAGAATCATCCCTGGGACGTCGTCGCTTCAAGGGATCTTGACAGAGTTGTCTTAACGGTTCCAGGAGTGCCGAGGGTTTTCATCGCCCGCTACGACGCAGTGTGTATGGAGTTAGAGAGTTCATTCGACGTGGAGTCCGAAGTATGGGGCGTGACAACGCTGGGGAACAAACTCGCCATTTCCTGCAACCCCTGGACCAAGACGCCGCCAATGGTGAAGGTATTCACGTTCGCCGGAGCGCCTCTGTCCCACTTCCGATATGATAGGTTCGGAAGCCCTCTCTTCAGATTCCCAGAATACTTGACAACAGACAGTACCCAGCAGACGCTATACGTCTCTGACGCCAAGAGCGATGCTGTCGTAGCTCTGTCAGTCGCGAATGGGGAAGTTTTattcacatacacaaacaaggCGCTGGTGTCACCTGCAGGCGTGGCGGTCGACAACCAGGGCCACATGTACGTGTGTGGCCGCGGCTCAAGCAGTGTCCACCAAGTCTCCAAGGAAGGGGAGCTCATCCGTATCCTGCTAGGACACAAGATTGTCCAGTGCCCTCGGGCTATATGCTTCGAGCCCGGGGGCTCAAGTATGATCGTTACAGGCGTTGGCTCTGAGGGGGAGGACTGTAATACTTTCATTTACACCAAACTCGCCTGA